The Bacteroidota bacterium genome segment AAGGATCCCTTCGGGGAAAATCGTAACGCGCGGATTCAATCCCAGCCGCACCCCCGCCAATTTCGGTGCGAACAAGTTTTTCGAACATCATCATATGGAATTTTTGCACCGAAATTGGAACCCTTCGATTGAATCCTTCCCCCCGCGCGCACCCGACGATTTCGAAACGCAATCAAAAAGCTGGTGAAATTTCAAGCGAGGAATCGGCGGGTATGTGCGTTGGGCGCGATGCGCGCGTTAAGAAAACGGCAAGCTGTGAGTTGGCATGAGGGGCCGTTTTCTTGGGCATGTGCGAAGGAAAGCATCGCGAGGGTTCCGATTCCGAGAGGCTCTTCCCGCTTTCCAAAATTATGAAAGGCGGGATCCCGTAAAGTGGGACTTTGCTTCTTTCTCTGGCTACAGAGAAAGAAGACGGGTCTGGCAAAATTCAAACTGAGACACTACAGAGTCCTGAGCGCTGATACGGTTCCACATTTGAAGCGTTTGGGTAAGGGTTCTCTCGTTCCAAATCTCCGATTGGGAGCGAAGTGAAAATCTTCCCGAAAGACAAGTTACCGAAGCCGCTCCCAAACTGAGTTTGGGAGCGAGAGGCAAACCGCAACACTGCCCGGTCCTGCAAAAACCTCATACCCGGAGAAACCATTTCCGTTTCCACAGGATCCACGCGAGGGAAAAAATGAACAGCAGGTAACAGATCGCGAACAGCAGCGATGCGTTCACCGGACTTGCCAGCGGAACGAAAATGGAGTTGAAAATAAATTCCTGAAGCGAAATTTCCGACCCGTCGGGCCGCTTCCAGACGATGACCGAATCGTACAGTTTTCCGAACCACTCCGAAAAAACGTACACCGCGATCGCATTCATTCCGAATACGATGAACGGCTTCGCCCACCGCGAATATCCTTTGACGTCGATGAGCCAGTAAAATGTCGCAAAGCAACTCAGCGCCATCCCCGCCATAAAGATACTGTATGAGGAGGTCCAGATGCTCTTGTTGATGGGAAGCCACATGTCGAGGATCGCGCCGGCAAGAAGAAGAAAATTTCCCGCGACAAACATCCATGCCGCTTTCTCTTCTTTGGAATGTTCCGAGCGGAGCAATCGTCCGGTCAGCACTCCGAAGACCGCCGTTGCGATCGCGGGGAGTGTGCTCACGATGCCCTCAGGGTCCCATGATTTTGTCTGCCCCCACATGTGCCCCGAAAGGACCAGAGAATCAACATAGGCCGATAGGTTTCGCCCCCGCTCTAAAACGCCGGCGCCGATTCCCGGAACAGGAATAAGCTTCATCATCAGCCAGTACGAGACAAGCAATCCGATCAACCAGTAGAGCTGGACGCGGACGCTTTTTGCATAGAGGACAAGGAGCGAGGCTGCGAAATAACAGATGGCTATGCGCGGAAGGACGCCTAAAATTCTGATCGTGGAAAGATCAAAATAAGGAAAACCGGCGAGGAACAAGCCGAGGCCCCAGATGATGAGCGCGCGGCGCGTGACCTGGAGGAGGAGCGATTTTTTCGAATCTCCCCTTTCCTGCCGGCGGCCGAGCGATAGCGTTATTGCAACGCCAACGATCCATAAAAAGAAGGGGAAGATCATATCGGTGAACGTCCATCCGTTCCACGCCGAATGTTCGAGCTGCGGATAGATGGCGCCCCACGTTCCGGGGTTGTTGACGAGGATCATTCCGGCGATCGTTGCCCCGCGAAAAGCGTCGAGAGAGACAAGCCGGTTCTGCTGTGGTACGGTTGTCGTCATAGCGATAGAGGAAAATTCTTATTCGATGCGAAAAACGCGAAAACCCGTTGCGGGAATTTTGACAGGAATTTCTTTGGATGAAGGGACGGCAGACGTTGTCGCCTGTTTGGTGAAGATGTCGGTCAAGGTGATGCTGCTGCCCGAAACCGGAACGACCGAAGAAAGATCGAGCGTGCCGGTAAATTCGCTTGCGCCGGCGTTGAAAGCAACGAGCAATCTGCTCGCTCCGGCGATGCGCGTGAATGCATAGACGCGCTTTGTCTCGGAAGAAGGAATTCTTGCCATTGCTCCCTCCGTCAACGCAGGTTCTTTCTTCCTGAGGTCGAAAAGCGTCGTGTAAAGTTCCCTGAACTCTTCGCCGTCCTTCCAGTCGATCGGGATTTTTTCAAACAGCTTCAGCCGCGTCGGGCTGCCGACCTCCTGGCCGTTATACAAAAGCGGAATTCCCGGGAGCGTGTTGACGAGCACCGCCGCCAGCTTGGCTCCGCTGACCCCGTATTTGACGACATCGGGAGCGTCCCATGCGTTCTCATCATGGTTCGAGCTGAATCGCATGCGGAGGGAGCCTCGCGGAAAGCACCGCCGCTCTGTATTGAGCACCGTGTCGAGGGAGAGCACCGATATTTTTCCGCTGATGAGAGGGCCGAGCAGGCCGTGCGTATTCCATCCGTACGAAGCGTCGAATGCCTTCAGATGATGTTTGGGATACGTTCCCTCGGCGAGCATCATGATCGGTTTGATGCTGTCGAGTGCGGCGCGCGCGGATTCCCAAAAATCCGTCGGGACCATTTCGGCGACGTCGCAACGGAACCCATCGACGCCGATATCGCGTACCCAATACTTCATCATGTCGGTCATGTATGTGCGGAGGCCCGGCTGCGAATAGTCGAGGTCGGCAACGTCCGTCCAGTCGGGATTCGGCGGCACGATCTTCCCGGCGCTGTCTTTTGTGAACCATTCAGGATGTTGTTTGATGAGCTTGCTGTCCCACGCGGTGTGGTTTGCAACCAGGTCGATGATAAGATGGAAACCAAGCTTGTGTGCGGCGGCGACGAGGCTTTTAAAATCGTCCAGCGTCCCGAATTCCGGGTTGATGCCGTAATAATCCTGCACCGAATACTGGCTGCCGAGAGGTCCCTTGCGGTTCAGCACGCCGACCGGATGGATCGGCATGATCCACAAAATTGTTACGCCGAGTCTTTTTAGCCCGGGGAGCCCCTTTTCGATGCCGGCGAAAGTTCCTTCCGGAGAGAACGAGCGGGTATTGATCTCATAAATGATCCCGCTGCGCACCCAGTCTTCGGAGTGCCGGGCTTGCTCGTCGCCGAGCACCTGGCTTCGCGCCGGGTCGGATGTCTGCGAGTAGGTCAATGAAGGAATTCCAAAAAGAATCAGGAGGATGAAGAAACGTTTATTCATAGTGCCGAAACGGAAGATGGTTGCAGTTGCCCTACGCCGTGCGGGAGGCAAAGTAGTGAAACTCAAAGTAGGATGCAAACAAAATGAAGCGCCGTTCGGGAGCATCCGAACTTGAGAGGGAGAGTTCTAAATGACTTCGGCGGCCATGTTGGGCAAGCCCTTTTTTCTCTCATTCCCATCGGAGATCCGGAACGAGAGTGGAAATTCTCGGACCGTAACACCGCCGACCGATTCAATTCCTTGAAACTCTGTCGCGAAATTTTTATTTTGGCATAGACAAACAATAACGCACGAACTTCGCCGCATCTTGTGACCCGGTTTTCATCTTTAGTCCGTTTGATCCTCCTTTGTCTAATGACGTTTTCCTGCAGCTCGCGCCGGGGCTCCCAGGACAGACCGATCGAGCCAAAGCTCTCTTCCATCCAAAAAGAAATATTTGATGAGAGCTGCAACGCTCCGTCGTGTCACGGCAGCGGAAAAAAGGGAAACCTGAGCCTGGTCAAAGGGAATTCATTTACGCAGCTCGTCGGCGTTGGAAGCACGATGGATAAGAAAAATCTCCCGCAATTTCTCAGGGTGAAACCGGGAAATCCCGATTCAAGCTTCCTGGTTGTAAAGCTCATCGCCCCGGATAGCAGTCAGGGGGAGATCATGCCGAAGGGAGCCGACAAGCTGACGCAGAACGAAATAGATGCCATCCGCCGATGGATTCTCAGCGGCGCTCCGGATAATTGAGGGGAATTTTCTGAGTTTGGGAGCGGGAGGTGAAATTCTCAAACAGCAATGCTCCCCGCCGCCTTGGATTCAAGGAAAATTTTCGCTATATTAATCAAGAATTAAACGCTTCGAACACTTGCAGGGGCGACACATTGTCGCCCCTACGGTTTTTAATCAGGGCTTGACCCTATGGCGCAACGAGAAGACATACGCAACATCGCGATCATCGCCCACGTGGACCATGGAAAAACCACGCTCGTTGACCAGCTGCTTCGCCAGACCGGAACGTTCCGCGAGAACCAGGTCGTGGCGACGCGCGTTATGGATTCGAACGACCTTGAGAAAGAGCGGGGCATCACCATCCTGGCGAAGAATACGTCGGTCTTCTACAAGCCGAAAACTTCCAAGTCGAAGGTAAAGATCAACATCGTCGATACGCCGGGACACTCCGACTTCAGCGGCGAGGTTGAACGCACCTTGAAAATGGTGGACGGCGTACTGCTCCTCGTCGACGCCGCAGAGGGACCGCTTCCCGGTACAAAATTCGTCCTGAAAAAATCACTCGACCTACACCTTCAACCGATCGTCGTTATTAATAAGATCGACCGGAAGGACGCGCGGCCGCATGAAGTGCTGGACGAGGTCTTCGAACTTTTCCTTTCGCTCGGCGCCACCGACAAGCAATTGGATTTCCCGACGATCTATTCCATATCGAAACAAGGGATCGCGAAAACGGAGCTCGATCAGGAGAGCAACAGCCTCGAGCCGTTGTTCGAAGCGATCATCCAGAAAGTCCCGGCGCCGGAGGGGGACACCGGCGGCCCATTCCAGATGCTCGTCACCACCATCGACTACAATGATTATCTCGGCCGGCTCGGCATCGGAAAAATTTCGCGGGGAACCATCAGTTTCGGTTCGCCGATGAAGATCATCCATCGCGACGGCGCGGCGGAAAATGCGCGCGTCACGAAGATCTATACGTTCGAAGGGTTGAAGCGCGTTGAAACGCAGCAGGCAAGCGCCGGCGACATCATCGCGATCGCGGGGATGGAGGATGTCGACATCGGTGAAACGATCGCCGATGCGGCCGACCCGACGCCGCTTCCGTTCGTCGCGATTGAAGAACCGACGATCTCCATGAATTTTGTCGTGAACAATTCCCCCTTTGCCGGACAGGAAGGGAAGTACGTCACGACGAGAAATCTGGGCGAGCGTCTGGCGCGCGAGCTCCGCTCGAACGTGAGTCTTCGCGTTGAGCTGACCGATTCTCCCGATGTCTTCCGCGTCAGCGGCCGGGGAGAGCTCCATCTTTCCGTATTGATCGAGAATATGAGGCGCGAGGGATACGAGATGCAGGTCTCACGTCCCGAGGTCATCTACAAGAATATCGCCGACGTTCTCTGCGAGCCGATGGAACATGTGATCATCGACGTGCCGGACGAATTCGTCGGCACGGTGATCGAGAATCTCGGCCGCCGCAAGGGAGAGATGAAGAATATGATCTCCTCGAACGGCAACACGAGGCTGGAATTCTTCGTCCCCTCGCGCGGGCTGATCGGTTTCCGGAACGAGTTCATGACGCAGACGAAAGGCACGGGAATTCTTCACCATCTCTTCCACGGCTACGAGCCGTTCAAGGGGGAATTAGAACACCGGACCAAAGGAGCGCTCATCGCGATGGAATCGGGCGAAGCGGTCGCGTACGGAATGTGGAAACTGCAGGAGCGTTCGACCTTCTTCATCGAGCCGGGGACCCGCGTCTATACCGGAATGGTCGTCGGCGAAAATTCGCGGGAGCACGACATGACGGTCAATGTCTGCAAATCGAAACAGCTGACCAATATGCGCGCCTCCGGTTCCGACGAAGCTGTCCGGCTCGAGCCGCCGCACATCATGACGCTGGAGCAGGCGATCGAATGGATCGGCGACGACGAGTATGTTGAAGTAACGCCGAAGTCTATTCGCCTCCGAAAAAAGATCCTCGATGCCAACGAGCGCAACCGCGCCTCGAAGAAGAAGGTTGAAACGGAGGAGTAGGCAAACCGATTTCCCGGTGTCACCCCCTGAGCGGAGACAATTCCGGGGGTTAAAAATCACGAAATACCTCCCAGCTGTTTGCGATTCGTTCCCCATTCCCCTATATTGCCGCAACAGAATGAGCTCTTCTTCCGTATCTCAACAACGTTAAACGGGTGAAGCCATGCCGCACAGACCGTCTCCCAGAAATTTTTGGAAAACAATGGAACAAAAAGACCTCCGGCGTCTCGCCATCGCCGTCTTCTTTTTGTTCGGTACGATCGGCCCCCTCAGCATGCTGATGGACCCCGGGGTTCTACCGGGATCGTGGTTCATGCTTGCCTACCTTACCGTGATGTCGGGGGCCCTCTCCGCGTGCATCATTTTATTTATCAGGAAGCCCGTGCTCTTTGTCATCACCCTTGTTCTCATCACCGGGGCAATGAGCACCGAGCACCAAGTCGAGCAACTTCTTTTTGGGAGGCTCGAGGAAGCGAGGATCCTGACCGCAAACCATCTTTTCACGTTCACGCAGCAGGAGATCGACCGCATCGAATTTCGCCGCCCGGTGTACGGCATCATCGCGATCTTTCTCCTCTCGATTGGCTACAGCTTTTTTATAAGCGCGATCGGCGGGGAGATCATGAAACGGACTCGCCTGGAAACGGAAGTCTCCGTTGCGCGCTCCATCCAAAAATCTCTGCAGCCCGAAACGGCGTTCAAGACCGACTGGTGCGAGGCGGCGGGAGTGACGGTGCCGGCCACGGAGGTCGGCGGCGATTACTATGATATGATCAAGCTCTCCGACGACGCGGTCGTCATTGCGATCGCCGACGTCTCGGGGCACGGCGTTGGCGCGGGAATACTTTCTGCGATGACGAAGAGCGCATTCCATACCGAGCTCCGCCACACCACAGCGCCGGCGGAGTTGATGTTCAATTTGAACAACGCCGTGTATCAGGTGACCGACAAAAAGATGTTCGTTTCTTTCGCCCTTCTTGTACTCGACAGGCGGACGATGACGGCGCATGTCACGACGGCCGGACATCCGCCGGTCTTCCTCGTTCAAAAATCGGACGGCGCGATCAAAGAGCTTCGCACGCCGAATCTTGCGCTGGCGATACAGGCTTCAACGCAATTCACCGAACAAACCGTTCACTGCGGCAGCGGCGATATGTTCGTTCTCTATACCGACGGGATCACCGAAGCGGCAAACGATAAAGGGGAACAATTCGGCGCCGACAAGTTGAAAGAGTTGATCAGCAATACCGAACGCGGTTCGTCGGAGGCGCTGAGCAATTCGATCATCGCATCCGTTCGGACATTCACGGTAAAAAAAGAATTTGCAGATGACGCGACGATCGTCGTTGTCCGCGTCTGAACCGTAAGCGTTTTAACCCGCCGCTCTAGAAAAATTCTCCGGTTGTTACCCAAGTCGAGAGATTGTGCAATCATCTTCTTCTAAATCTCCTTGATTTTGCCTCCCAGTTTACAAATCTTTGAGAAGCTCTTTACTCTCGTCTATATTTTTTTCCAAGGATACTTGTATGAAACTTAAATTTACGTTTATAGGAGTCGTCGTTGCTGTCTTTGCAGTTTTCTTTTGGGGATGCAGTTCTGAATCGCAAGACCCGGTCTCAAGCGCCGGCGGCTATGGAGGAGGAAAAGAGAACGCAAAAGTTCTCTATAAAAGCATTCCTGCTCCTGCGAATGTCACCGCGGCCGTTAACGGTTCGACCGTGACAGTATCGTGGGACACTGTGACGACAGCGATGGACTATCATCTCATCGTCCTGTCGGGAACGAACACGTATGTTGATACGATCATTGCATCGCCGCAGTTTGTCTTGACGAATGTGCCATCCGGCACGTATACGGTGACCGTGGCAGCAATTCTTTCAGGGATCCCGGAGGGGACCGCATCGACGCCGATCTCGTTCACGCTGAGTTCAGTGGCTCCGCCCACCGTTACCGTCAAAGCGCTCCCCGTCCCGTTATGCACGCGAAACGGAGAATGGGTAATGGTGGTCTTTAGCGGCGTCGTCGTGAATTCACAGGGGGGCGCAAGCTACCAGCTGATCGATGAGTTCGGACAAGTTCATTACACGGGAACAGTTGCCGCCGGACCGTATGCGGTGAAGCTATCGTTGAAGGACAGAAATCCCTGGTTTGACCGCGATGTGCGGCAATATACTTTTATCATCACCGCCGCCAATTCTGCCGGAACGGCGCAGGCGTCAGTCACGGTGAAGATTCCCCTCGACAAAAATTTTCCCGACCGCCGGGATAAAGACGGCTGGGACGACCGCCGCTGATCCGCTTACGGAGTATTAAAGAAAGGCGGGATCGAAATCGGTCTCGCCTTTTTTCATCTCCCGCCTTGAATGTTAGAGCAAGAAAGCTGATATTCCCTGTCGCAATGCCGGCATACGCCGGCATTTGCTTCCCGCCGTTTGAAAAATTGTCATTGGAGGAAGGAATGAGGCGCGCAGTTGTTGCTTTTCTTACTGTTGTTTGCTTTGGCGTTGTCTTTTCTCAAACGGAGCGCGAGTGGGAGGAAAAATTCTGCGCGCTTCCGAAGCCCGAAAATATGCGGGAGTACATGAGAAAACTTTCAGCCCGCCCTCATCACGTCGGCTCCCCGTATGACAAAGAGAATGCTGAATGGATCCTCTCCAAGTTTACAGAGTGGGGGCTTGACGCACACATTGAAACGTTCGAAGTACTTTTCCCCACCCCGAAAGCGCGCGAGGTCGAGCTCGTTGCGCCGACGAAATTTTCTGCGTTACTTCGCGAACCGGCCGTCCCTGAAGATCCGACATCGAACCAAAGCGACGAACAGCTTCCGACCTACAACGCGTATTCCATAGACGGCGACGTTACGGCGCCGCTGGTGTATGTGAACTACGGCGTACCGGACGATTATGAGAAACTCGACCGGATGGGAATTTCCGTGAAGGGCTGCATTGTCATAACCCGTTACGGCGGATCGTGGAGGGGGATCAAGCCGAAGGTCGCCGCAGAGCACGGAGCGGTCGGCTGTCTTATCTACTCCGACCCCTCGGGCGACGGTTACAACAACGGCGACACATTTCCGAAAGGGGCATACCGTCCCCCCGACGGCGTTCAGCGGGGAAGCGTCATGGATATGCCGGTCTATCCCGGCGACCCGCTTACTCCCGGCATCGGCGCAACACCCGGTGCAAAACGTCTCGCGCTGAAGGATGTTCAGGTCTTGACAAAAATTCCCGTACTGCCGATTTCGTACGCCGACGCGCAGCCGCTGCTTGCAGCGCTGAACGGACCGGTGGCTCCTCCGGAATGGCGCGGCGCTCTTGCGATCACCTACCATGTCGGCCCGGGAGAGGCCAAGGTTCACCTTAAGGCGGAATTCAATTGGGATCAAAAAAAGATCTACGATGTCGTCGCAAAGATCCCGGGCGCTGAGTTTCCCGACCAGTGGATCATCAGAGGAAATCACCACGACGCCTGGGTCAACGGCGCCGACGACCCTCTCTCCGGACAAATATCGCTCCTTGAAGAAGCGCGGGCGTTGGGCGAGCTTTTGAAGGAGGGATGGAAGCCGAAACGGACCATCGTCTATTGCGCGTGGGACGGCGAGGAAGAAGGATTGCTCGGGTCGACCGAATGGGTCGAAACGCACGCCGACGAGCTTCAGCAGAAAGGGGTCGTCTACCTGAACTCCGATTCAAACGAGCGCGGCTACCTTTACGTCGGCGGATCGCATTCCCTTGAAAGATTCATCAACGGCGTCATGCGCGATATCACCGACCCGGAAAAAAATATTTCTGTCTGGAGGCGCCAGTACCTTGCGCAGATCGCTCACGCGTCTTCGCCGGACGAGCGCCGGGATATCCGTGGGCGCGCGGACCTGAAGATCAGCGCGCTCGGGTCCGGTTCCGACTACAGCGCGTTCATCGACCATATCGGCATCGCTTCGCTGAATCTTGGTTTCGGCGGGGAAGACGGCGGCGGAGTGTACCATTCGGTCTACGATGATTTCTATTATTACACGCATTTTTCCGATACGTCGTTCGTCTACGGACGAGCATTGGCACAGACGGTCGGAACGGCCGTCCTTCGATTGGCGGATACGGGCCTGCTCCCGTATGCGTTTACGAATTTTTCCGAGACAGTGAGAAAATATTTGGATGAATTGCAAAAACTCGCGAGAAGTAAACAGGAAGATATCCGCGAGCGTAACAGGGAAATTGATGAAGGAGTCTTTACGGCAACGGCGGACCCGAAGATCAAATCTGTCCCGCCCGCAAAAGAAGAACTTCCCCCGTACCTGAATTTCGCCCCCCTGCAAAACGCCGTTGACATCCTGTCGAGATCCGCGGAGCGTTACGATAAAGCGGCAGCCGGGATCAATAAAGAAAAATCGGCATCCTTCAAGACGATCAATGATAAACTGATCGTAACCGAGCGGAAGCTGACATCGGCCGACGGTCTCCCCGGACGCCCGTGGTTCAAGCACCAGATCTACGCCCCCGGACTTTACACCGGATACGGCGTAAAGACGATCCCCGCTGTACGCGAAGCCATCGAACAGCAGCAATGGAAGATGGCGGACGAGCAGATCTCAAAGGTCGCGCAGGTCATAGAAGCGGAAGCGTCGGTGATCGATTCGGCGGCGGCAGAACTTGAAAAACTTTCACAATGAAGAATATTCCTTCAAAGAGCCGCATCTGCGTTCATAAAGCGATTGCATCCATTGCGGTTCTCGCTTTTGTTTTCTCCGCGAAAACCCTCTCCCAACAGGTCACCGCCATTCGCTGCGGCAGGCTCATCGACGGCAAGTCCGATGCGCCAATTGATGGCGCAGTGATCCTTGTTGAGGGGAACAAAATCGCGAGGGTTGGGCAAAACATTTCCATCCCCGGCAATGCGGTCGTCATTGACCTTTCGGGCGCTACCGTCCTTCCCGGACTCATCGATGCGCACACACATGTGCTGTTGCAGGGGGATATTACGGAAGAAGACTATGCGGATCAGATCTTGAAGGAATCTGTTCCTTATCGGACGCTTCGGGCGACAGTTTCGTGCAGGACCGCGCTTATGCACGGATTCACGACGATCCGCGACCTTGAAAGCGAAGGAGCAATGTACGCCGACGTTGACCTAAAGAAAGCGATCAACAACGGTATTATCGACGGTCCGCGAATGTTTGTCGCCACGCGCGCTATCAACACCACCGGTCATTATCCGCTGCGCAACAGCGCGTACGCGTGGGAGCTCTCGATGCCCAAAGGAGTACAGGAGATCACCGGTGCCGATGAAGCGCGGCGTGCAGTGCGAGAACAAATTTCGTATGGCGCTGACTGGGTCAAGGTGTACGCCGACCGGGGCTATTATCGTTTGCCCGACGGAACATTTCGCGGTCTCCCCAATTTTTCTCAGGACGAGATCAACGCCATCGGCGATGAAGTGCGATTGGAACATAAAAAATTTGCGGCGCACGCCGTGACCCGCGACGGCATTATCTCTGCGGTGAATGCAGGAGCAAGCTCCATTGAGCACGGGTTTGGAATGGATGATGAATGCATAGCGCTGTTGGCGGCAAAAGGCGTGTACTGGTGTCCGACCATCTATGTCAACGTTTGGGTCGCCGAAGGAAGAGCTGCGGCTGGAAATCCGATCAACAGATCCTTCAATCAGGCGCTGCCCGTTGTTTTCGCCAAGGCATTGAAAGCCGGGGTAAAGATCGTGTTCGGCACCGATGTCGGCGGATTTGGGTGGACCGAGAACGAGGCGAAAGAATTCTCTTACATGGTAAAATTCGGGATGTCGCCGATGCAGGCCATTAAATCTGCGACAACCATGGCTGCCGACCTCCTGGACATGTCCGGCACGCTCGGCGAGATCTCTCCCGGCGCCTTCGCCGATATCGTCGCCGTGAACGGCGACCCGTTAAAGGATATTTCTCTCCTTGAAAAGGTCTCATTCGTGATGAAGGACGGAAAAGTGTACAAGAAAGGATCCTCACAATAGCGGCAAAAAAATCTCATGCGCAGTACACCCGCTGAATATTATCATGGAATTCCTTTATGACCACCCCACAGAAGAAATCATTCGTCGCCGTTGCGGGCAATATCGGCTCCGGCAAGTCGTCCCTCACCACCATGCTCGGGAAAGAGTTCGCGTGGAAGCCATACTTCGAATCTGTCGAAGATAATCCGTACCTGGCGGATTTTTACGGGGACATGAAACGGTGGTCGTTTCACCTCCAGATCTATTTTCTCTCGCACCGGTTCACCAACCACAAAGAGATCGTCGAATCGCCGGACTCGGTGATCCAGGATCGCTCGATCTACGAGGACGCCGAAATTTTCGCGCGCAATCTTCATGAGATCGGGAACATGGATAAACGCGATTACGAAAATTATGTCGCGCTCTACCATGTCATGACGGAATACCTGCGCCCCCCGGACCTGATGATCTACCTTCGTGCTTCCGTGGACACGCTGAAGCAGCAGATTCAGAAACGGGGGCGGACCTACGAGCAAAGCATCAAGCGGGAATATCTCGAACAGCTCAACCGCCATTACGAATCGTGGATCGGCAATTATAAGCTCGGCCCCCTGCTCGTCGTCGAGAGCGATGACCTTGATTTCGTTCACAATGAGAAAGACTTTCGCTACGTTAAGAAACTTGTCGGCGACAGGCTTGCAGGGTAGAATTTCCCGGCGCACACCGAATTCGAAGAGGATGGATATTCATTAAATGGAACCGATCACGGAACAGACTGCGCACATCCGTCAGGCCCTTGCGGAGGAGTTGAAAGCCCGGAGCGTGTTTCCGAAGAAGGCGGTCCTGGCGCACGGCGTTCGCATGCTGCGGCTGGAGGAGAGCGCTGTGTACCGATTCGAAGCGCCGGAAAATTTTCTCTTTGAACCGGCGCTCACCGCACAATGCACCCTCGGCACGAACCTTCAGCTCTCGTTTCCGGCGGTCATCGCGGAGGTCCATCATCAATTCGTATTTTTTCTCCTCCCTCTTGATGCGGGGGAATTGATTTCCGAAATGACGTGCGAATGGAATCCCTCCGAGGAGATCGAACTCCTTGCGAAACGGTACGAAACGATCCAGCCGAAGGAAATCGTCACGCGCCTAATTCACCGCGGGCTTGCGGACAATGTCCGGCCGACACCGAAAGAACCGATCTTCCCGTCCACCTTTTCCGAGTCCCAGCGAAACGCCGTAAAAAAATCGCTTGCCCGGAAAATCTCGTTCGTCATCGGCGAGCGGAAGC includes the following:
- a CDS encoding transferrin receptor-like dimerization domain-containing protein is translated as MRRAVVAFLTVVCFGVVFSQTEREWEEKFCALPKPENMREYMRKLSARPHHVGSPYDKENAEWILSKFTEWGLDAHIETFEVLFPTPKAREVELVAPTKFSALLREPAVPEDPTSNQSDEQLPTYNAYSIDGDVTAPLVYVNYGVPDDYEKLDRMGISVKGCIVITRYGGSWRGIKPKVAAEHGAVGCLIYSDPSGDGYNNGDTFPKGAYRPPDGVQRGSVMDMPVYPGDPLTPGIGATPGAKRLALKDVQVLTKIPVLPISYADAQPLLAALNGPVAPPEWRGALAITYHVGPGEAKVHLKAEFNWDQKKIYDVVAKIPGAEFPDQWIIRGNHHDAWVNGADDPLSGQISLLEEARALGELLKEGWKPKRTIVYCAWDGEEEGLLGSTEWVETHADELQQKGVVYLNSDSNERGYLYVGGSHSLERFINGVMRDITDPEKNISVWRRQYLAQIAHASSPDERRDIRGRADLKISALGSGSDYSAFIDHIGIASLNLGFGGEDGGGVYHSVYDDFYYYTHFSDTSFVYGRALAQTVGTAVLRLADTGLLPYAFTNFSETVRKYLDELQKLARSKQEDIRERNREIDEGVFTATADPKIKSVPPAKEELPPYLNFAPLQNAVDILSRSAERYDKAAAGINKEKSASFKTINDKLIVTERKLTSADGLPGRPWFKHQIYAPGLYTGYGVKTIPAVREAIEQQQWKMADEQISKVAQVIEAEASVIDSAAAELEKLSQ
- a CDS encoding deoxynucleoside kinase → MTTPQKKSFVAVAGNIGSGKSSLTTMLGKEFAWKPYFESVEDNPYLADFYGDMKRWSFHLQIYFLSHRFTNHKEIVESPDSVIQDRSIYEDAEIFARNLHEIGNMDKRDYENYVALYHVMTEYLRPPDLMIYLRASVDTLKQQIQKRGRTYEQSIKREYLEQLNRHYESWIGNYKLGPLLVVESDDLDFVHNEKDFRYVKKLVGDRLAG
- a CDS encoding amidohydrolase family protein, which produces MKNIPSKSRICVHKAIASIAVLAFVFSAKTLSQQVTAIRCGRLIDGKSDAPIDGAVILVEGNKIARVGQNISIPGNAVVIDLSGATVLPGLIDAHTHVLLQGDITEEDYADQILKESVPYRTLRATVSCRTALMHGFTTIRDLESEGAMYADVDLKKAINNGIIDGPRMFVATRAINTTGHYPLRNSAYAWELSMPKGVQEITGADEARRAVREQISYGADWVKVYADRGYYRLPDGTFRGLPNFSQDEINAIGDEVRLEHKKFAAHAVTRDGIISAVNAGASSIEHGFGMDDECIALLAAKGVYWCPTIYVNVWVAEGRAAAGNPINRSFNQALPVVFAKALKAGVKIVFGTDVGGFGWTENEAKEFSYMVKFGMSPMQAIKSATTMAADLLDMSGTLGEISPGAFADIVAVNGDPLKDISLLEKVSFVMKDGKVYKKGSSQ